The following nucleotide sequence is from Diospyros lotus cultivar Yz01 chromosome 3, ASM1463336v1, whole genome shotgun sequence.
AGACAGATCATTATATTGCAACTCCCATTTTGGAATGGCAATGTAATGTGCCCTTGTGCTGTTGCACTGGCTAGAAAAATAAACAAGTTCAACATTAAGAGGCTCAATAGGGCACAAATGTTATATACCTGTTCCGGCGTCAGCATGTTGTCAGGAATATTAATGAGAGAATACTTTTCAGCTGTGGAAGGTTCAGTCTTCTCCTCAGTCTCAACTTGTTCACCCTTGGCCTTTCGTAAGGATTGAGTTACTTTCGCAAAAGCAGATTCTATTTCCTGCTTAGAGACATATCCAGTCTCAGACAGGAAAGATGGAATATCACTCTCTTCAACATGCTTGAGCTGCTGCAGAAGAAACTCCAAACCCTTCACTTCATTTTCTAGCTCATTAATCCTAGAAATTCTCTTTGCCTCAGCCATTTCCCGCAACCTCTGACCTTGTTTCTCCTTAAGGGCTGCTTTCCTAGCAATCTCCTCCTCCGACGGTGGCTCCTCAACGGGTGCAGGCATCCATGGGAGCTGCCAAATTCTGGTCTTCTCTTTAGCTTCTTTAGTCCCTTTCTGCCACATTTATTACCAAAACTGAACTTCAGAGAATAAAATAGTTTAGAAGGAGACCAAAGAGCTTGCTACCTGAAATAATTGAGCCTCTGCAGCATAATCAGGTGCAATATAACAATGTTCCATTTTCAGGTCTTCAACCTTCTCCCATGTAAGCCTAGACCTGTTGCATTGTAAACAAAATCAGTAGTTACACAACAGAAAGTTCATAATGTATCAGTAGAATTGGAAACCATCAGGCTTACATGTGATGAGGATATTTAAGTGAAAGGAGCTGCTTCAAGTAATCAGTGACATGGTATCCACCAACGTTTGTTCGGCAGCATGCTTCATAAACAGGCTCTCCATTGACAAACtgagaataaaataaacacacatATAAACCATCACACACATATACACCATCAACTGATACTCATAATGACAGGCTCTCATAGCACAAAAAGAGATTTAACATATAAAGAACACAAGTAGGAagttttatatgaaatttagCAAAGATCAAACTGCACAGAATTTTGATCACCAAACAATGGCACACATGCACAAACAAGCATaacatgcacacacacataaGGTCATGTTGCACTAGGCATCAATCACATAGCAAAAATCATCACAGCAAATGATTGTTTTACCAACAAAAACAGTGTAGAAAAAGAACCAGACTCGGTCAGAATTAGGGCTGTTAATGGGTCAGATCTGATCCAGATCCAACCTGCAAAATTCAGTCCATTTACATGTAGATCCAATCCATATCTGACAAACATATTTATAATTGCATTGAATCTGGATTAACACGTTCAGATCTAGTATTAAACCAGATCCATTATATGAAAACCCTACCTCAACGAACCACCACCTTCTTGCAAAAAATGAAAGCATTCCATTTTAcatcataatataaaatttatttctatactaattttttgggaaaatgttttacataaaaagatattttatgtaaaaatattttatattaaaatttgactGCTCTATATGTATAAGTTTGATTCTTTgtcaaaatagtaaaattttaattttggtctcaaaacaaaaaatgatttatcaaattttgttagGTAAgtcattttttaacattttcaaagtaaaatgttttcctttaaaaatattttacttaaagcctttaaacaccaaaaaataagtaaaacatTAGGTCAAAACAAATGGAGCCTTTATTTTAGCGagttttttgattttgaatatatggatataaatagctcacttcaTATGAAAAATCTTTACAAAATTTCTGTCTACACAGTATTactatttctttttatctccCATCCCCTCCCTAAAACTTTacttttttaacatatatacaaaCGATGTCTgattatgagagagagagagagagaagttcaGAACACACAATTTATAGCATGGATCTAGTCCAAATCATGGATCCACGAGATCTAGATCAATGAGATCAAGATCAGTGAGATCCAATCCAAATACATGTATTTGGACTGGATCATTTCCTTATCTCatccaaatcttatcaaatCCATATCAGATCTAGCCTAGACTGGACCATTCACAGGCCTAGGTCTTAGAATTGAAGCACAATGAATCCACTGATCTTGTTCAAATATTGCATGTCAACAACCAAGATTCAATATgcttatatttataattaaaaagaaaaagagaaacaaaaaacaattcTTAAAATATAACTAGTAAAATGCCATGcaccaaaaaaattatatatatatatttaaaaaaaaaaaaaaaacaaggctTGTTTAGCATACTGGGATAACATGACTTGTAGTAAATCCCGAGCAGACAGCAAGACCATCTTTATCACAAACACCAAGTTGCTGATTAAACTTGTAGCTGAATGCAGCATCAACTCCAAACGCTGTAACCACAAAAAAGAATAATCTGGTTAACTAGCCCTACAAAGGCAATGATACACATGCAAATGCAGccaataaaataagataaaataaatggCCAAATGCATGGGTATAAAGATGTCTATTGAAATGATATAGAAAAGAGCATGGACAAAAACATCATAACAAGCCAACAAGTTAAGGCCTATTGGAACATGGTAGACCATCCCGTTAGTAACTTTGGCAGGTATCTGTAACCTAGAAGttcatagagagagagagagagagagagagagatgctccCATAAAAGTTGTAGCCACTGATAATACCTACTGAAGGAACTCCGTAAGACTCAAATAGAAGTTCTGCCATTTTACTGCGAGACTGAACCGGGTTGCTTGGACATTCTGTAATTAGGACAGGATGATCAATCTGTTCCTCCAGAAAATTGAAGTCACAAAAGTTCATATCAATATAATGCAAGCAGAAGCCCAATGAATCCAATTACTCACTAATCACTTTGCCAGATGCGCAGTaaacacaaaaatctcatagcAGTGCATAGTGTTGCATGAAGCATATGGCATCCAGAAGGGAATATAAATGACTTTATTTTACATTTGGcagaatttgaaatattttggttttggttttggttttggttttggctttttctccattttcagcCAACTGTAATGTATTCCAACTTCTTATGAGTAAGATCCAGTATGATACAAAAAGTACCATTTGGGAAACCACATCATGCTTGATGCAGACTCAAATTGGGAATTTATCCTCATCCCTTgagaagataaataaaacttgctTGTATTAAACTAGCAATTTCCAAGTGCCACAAATGAGCAACCACATTAGTTAAGACTAATTTTTACTTGAAACGACGACATAAAAACTGATATTGAGACAACCTCAGTGGCCTAAAGTCCAACACCATACATGAACCTATGAGTTTTGACTAAATTGTTATAAAATCAGAAGGGAACTATGGGCTAGATATTGTTTAGGAAAGATACACCACATTAGGTACTAATACCAAATTGAATTACTAGGAAAATCAGCCACTGACAATGAGAAGCATTAtacaaaagaataaatattgaaaaaactAATAGTCCACAGGtgaatctcatttttctttctttccatttctttttttattattattataaagatATTGTGTAGATCACGAATGAAAGCAAAAGCTCCTTGCAAAAATGTGGGCATACCTGTGATTGATTTGCACCCAACCTGTCGAACCCAAAGTCAAGAATCTATAAATGCAAGAAACAGTATGTGAGAAACAAAACTAAGAACAACTAACAGACACCACCTCATAAACATCATCTAAAATCTCACACCCTCAGTTAACAATATAGTAATACGATCTTTGACATAAAGCATGAAAGACATGCACCCTCTagaaaatttaaagtttagtaCCAACAGAAAAAGTAGCCAGCACAGAGTTTGAATATAAATAGCCGGAGAATTTCACCGCTTACAAAAGAAAATCACAAAGTCAAGGCATGTGTATCTAGAACTTGGTTGCACTGGCTTAACCCAATCACTGGAAATGTCAGGAGAAAATATCTAGGTCAAAATGTTTCACTTGAAGGTAATATATGCAGTAGGCAACTAGCTTTCTGCAGTGGCTATTCaacattttcaattaaatatgtGTGCTCCaagttgaaagaaaaactaTGATGAAAGAAGAAtgttttttatgctaaaattgtTTACAAGTGCTATCTGTAAGCATGGTTTTGGATGTCATTCAATAAGTAACATGTTATATTGTCTGTTCTATAATCTATTTCATGATAATCCACTTTTCTCATATGTTGATCCAGTCCCCTTTTTTTACTTTGGTGcgcaaataaacaaaattttcaattgatgAGGAATGATAAAAGCAATGCAGTTTCAACTTTCCATGGAGATCAAAGGatgcatacatataggaaaagcaTATCCAAAAGAGTAAAAGTAAACTGTGCTAATAGATGCATTGGCAACAGTAATGTCAAGGGTGTCAGCACATAGTCACAAAAAAAGCTGGATCAAGCTTACATATTCCATTGTCTCAAACTGATAAACAACATTGACATCAAAAGCAGAACGAGGTCCTGAGCGTGTGCAATCGAAGTATTTCATCAGCGAAGGATCATGGTCACCAACGATTGTGACAGTTTCACCTGCATAAATAATGAATGTATAAGCAATAGTAACTTGAGGTGACCAAAGCTGCCACAACACAAATAATAGAACCCTATTGTGTATGCCATGACCAAATAGCCCATAATTGGGCCAAGCTAAAGAACAACATGGGACTACTTTTGCTTTCAAGGGACAAGATTCAATCACTATTCTCCTGGTCAAAGAGGAATATTAACAAACATGTCTAAGAACTACATTACTTAATACTGCAGCACGGGAGAAAGATAATAAACAAGGAAACATAAACAACACatcctttgtttttctttatttcttcctcctccctctttttctacttctttttcctttttttagtAACAGAAAATCCTCAGTTTGTACATTACAAACACCCCATACAGTCAAGCAACATGTTTGCAAAAAGACCATCCCTCACAAGTTTCAAGATCATAACATAGTTGTAAAAAAACCATACCATCCTCTACCAAGTGTCCATTGCCCAAGAACTTAAATCATTGCCCTCATTGTGACTCAGATGCTTGCTTGGACTAGCATCCCATTCAAGCTTGCCTCCAGAAAGATTTATTATAGAGCTAGTTATAATTTACTCTCTGTGGTTTGGAGGAAAAACACACAACTACTCTACAGTCTAAAAGTTTATGCATATCCTTATAgttggaaaggaaaaaagatcATTACAAACAGAATTTGTTAGATTTG
It contains:
- the LOC127797803 gene encoding actin-related protein 5 isoform X4 translates to MKYFDCTRSGPRSAFDVNVVYQFETMEYILDFGFDRLGANQSQEQIDHPVLITECPSNPVQSRSKMAELLFESYGVPSVAFGVDAAFSYKFNQQLGVCDKDGLAVCSGFTTSHVIPFVNGEPVYEACCRTNVGGYHVTDYLKQLLSLKYPHHMSRLTWEKVEDLKMEHCYIAPDYAAEAQLFQKGTKEAKEKTRIWQLPWMPAPVEEPPSEEEIARKAALKEKQGQRLREMAEAKRISRINELENEVKGLEFLLQQLKHVEESDIPSFLSETGYVSKQEIESAFAKVTQSLRKAKGEQVETEEKTEPSTAEKYSLINIPDNMLTPEQLKEKKRQLFLKTTSEGRQRAKQKRFEEELERERQNKQDEEKRLENPELYREQLRAKYQEISEKIEQRKRLKTNGGNTNGNHNASGGVGRGERLNAAQKERMRLLTTAAFDRGKGEDTFGIRDEDWQLYKLMSKDNDDEDEGPDEDETELARISSRLKEIDPTFVPKLESGSSTAEAPRFRPLTKEDFQIVLGVERFRCPEILFHPNVIGVDQAGLEEMAGVSIRRLPSKAEGLGERITNSILMTGGSCLFPGMTERLEAGIRMIRPCGTPIKVVRSLDPVLDAWRGAATYAAAVQFQQQLFTKMDYYEKGEDWLRGYHMRYTL